One part of the Pseudoliparis swirei isolate HS2019 ecotype Mariana Trench chromosome 6, NWPU_hadal_v1, whole genome shotgun sequence genome encodes these proteins:
- the LOC130194793 gene encoding uncharacterized protein LOC130194793 encodes MTSSSLPPAPSCSVCLMYSYPPASLNDNDTCNKCSLFARLEAGLSGLDARLRAIEAQTAMLVSPPSPVAGAELQSAVSCSPVVPDQPGSWVTVRRSSKSTQKPAVHQPLHVSNQFSLLSDTPAEEHTLVIGSSIVRKVKIAKPRTRVVCLPGARAGDVESCLKLLAKDKRRYSQIVIHAGGNDARARRSEVTQINVESVCAYAKTLSDTVIFSGPLPNLQTDELYSRMSSFNRWLSRWCPANNVGYVDNWKTFWGKPDLMRRDGIHPTLDARLISANMTKLITDLIHDNPGFRSGTGSRVVV; translated from the coding sequence atgacttcttcttctctccctcccgctccttcttgctcagtgtgtctcatgtatagttatccccctgcctcccttaatgataacgatacatgcaacaagtgtagtttatttgctaggttggaggcaggtctaagtgggttagatgcacggctccgcgctatcgaagctcagacagctatgctagttagcccgccctctcccgtagccggcgcggagctacagtcagctgttagctgttccccggtggtgcccgatcagccgggatcgtgggtaactgttcgcaggagtagtaagtctacacagaagcccgctgtgcaccaaccacttcacgtttcaaaccagttttccctgctcagcgacacacccgctgaggaacacaccctggttatcgggagctctatagtcaggaaagtgaaaatagcgaagccacggaccagagtcgtgtgcctcccgggggccagagcgggcgacgtggagtcttgtttgaagctgctggctaaggataagcggagatacagtcagattgtaatacacgccggtggtaatgacgcccgagcccgtcggtcggaagtcactcaaattaatgtggaatcggtgtgtgcttatgccaagacgttgtcggacaccgtaattttctctggccctctcccaaatttgcagacagacgaattgtatagccgaatgtcatctttcaaccgctggctgtcgaggtggtgcccagcgaataatgtgggctacgtagacaactggaagactttctggggaaaacctgatctgatgaggagagacggcatccatcccacgttggacgcgcgtctcatttctgcgaatatgaccaagttgatcacggacttaatccatgacaacccagggttcagatcaggaaccgggagcagagttgtagtttaa